A part of Aquibium oceanicum genomic DNA contains:
- the nrdR gene encoding transcriptional regulator NrdR → MRCPYCQSEDTQVKDSRPAEEGAAIRRRRVCPDCGGRFTTFERVQLRELVVVKKSGRKTPFDRDKLQRSFDIALRKRNVEPARIDRAVSGIVRQLESSGEAEVASSEVGRLVMEALKSLDDVAYVRFASVYRNFREARDFQELLGELGGEGRDGDAQ, encoded by the coding sequence ATGCGCTGCCCCTACTGTCAGTCCGAAGACACGCAGGTGAAGGATTCCCGTCCCGCCGAGGAGGGGGCCGCCATCCGCCGGCGCCGGGTCTGCCCGGATTGCGGCGGCCGCTTCACCACGTTCGAGCGGGTGCAGCTGCGCGAACTCGTCGTGGTCAAGAAGTCCGGCCGCAAGACGCCCTTCGACCGCGACAAGCTGCAGCGCTCCTTCGACATCGCGCTGCGCAAGCGCAACGTCGAGCCCGCCCGCATCGACCGCGCGGTCTCCGGCATCGTGCGCCAGCTCGAAAGCTCCGGCGAGGCCGAGGTCGCCTCCAGCGAGGTCGGCCGGCTGGTGATGGAAGCCCTGAAATCGCTCGACGACGTCGCCTATGTCCGCTTCGCCTCGGTCTACCGCAATTTTCGCGAGGCCCGCGACTTCCAGGAGCTTCTGGGCGAGCTCGGCGGCGAGGGCCGCGACGGCGACGCGCAGTAG
- a CDS encoding DUF6163 family protein, giving the protein MEEDFDTPVLRPALIDSLFEAFLRIVAAYCLLFGVFYWVRLIGIYPGALWRFDTMPIEWQVASVVLAALFPIAGIGLWMTASWGPVIWFICAATEVVMFQAMSPIFGERQLIVASHILVAVIYAGFRTTLFFQRRQVRD; this is encoded by the coding sequence ATGGAAGAGGATTTCGACACCCCGGTCCTGCGGCCGGCGTTGATCGACAGCCTCTTCGAGGCCTTCCTGCGCATCGTCGCGGCGTACTGCCTGCTGTTCGGTGTCTTCTACTGGGTGCGGCTGATCGGGATCTATCCGGGCGCACTCTGGCGCTTCGACACCATGCCGATCGAGTGGCAGGTGGCAAGCGTCGTGCTCGCGGCGCTGTTCCCGATCGCCGGAATCGGCCTGTGGATGACGGCCTCGTGGGGGCCGGTGATCTGGTTCATCTGCGCTGCCACGGAGGTGGTCATGTTCCAGGCCATGTCCCCGATCTTCGGCGAACGGCAGCTGATCGTCGCCTCCCACATCCTCGTCGCCGTGATCTACGCGGGCTTCCGTACGACCCTGTTTTTTCAGCGACGGCAAGTTCGCGATTGA
- the ribD gene encoding bifunctional diaminohydroxyphosphoribosylaminopyrimidine deaminase/5-amino-6-(5-phosphoribosylamino)uracil reductase RibD — translation MATYSPVDQPQEETDRRFMAAAIRLSFRHLGLTAENPSVGALVVRTGQGGPVIVGRGVTAPGGRPHAELQALAEAGDAARGATAYATLEPCSHIGRAPPCADALVSAGVARVVIATLDPDPRVTGRGVAILRKAGIEVVTGCMEGEARRAMAGFLSLKARGRPFLTLKLAVSADGMLGRKGEGQVAITGPLARTAVQTMRLEHEAVMVGVGTAIEDDPLLTVRLPELEDRSPLRVVVDPLARLPDTARMLSGRPGSTLVLTTEKAPRRSLDLLRRKGAGLHTIASDYRGRMEPREILRMLGVLGIKSVFLEGGAETARRFLDAGLVDRLLLFKGAATVGEGGIASPVHEATVPAEFRATAESRFGEDRLIEYERSS, via the coding sequence ATGGCAACCTATTCTCCGGTCGATCAGCCGCAGGAGGAAACCGACCGCCGATTCATGGCGGCGGCCATCCGCCTCTCCTTCCGCCACCTCGGCCTGACCGCCGAAAACCCCTCGGTCGGCGCGCTGGTGGTACGCACCGGCCAGGGCGGCCCGGTGATCGTCGGCCGCGGCGTGACGGCACCCGGCGGCAGGCCGCATGCGGAACTCCAGGCGTTGGCCGAGGCCGGCGATGCCGCCCGCGGCGCCACCGCCTACGCCACGCTCGAACCCTGCTCCCACATCGGCCGCGCACCGCCCTGCGCCGACGCGCTCGTGTCGGCCGGCGTGGCGCGCGTCGTCATCGCGACGCTCGACCCGGACCCCCGCGTCACGGGGCGCGGCGTCGCGATCCTGCGCAAGGCCGGCATCGAAGTCGTCACCGGCTGCATGGAGGGCGAGGCGCGCCGCGCCATGGCCGGGTTCCTGTCGCTGAAGGCCAGGGGCCGCCCGTTCCTCACCCTCAAGCTCGCGGTCTCGGCCGACGGGATGCTGGGCCGCAAGGGCGAGGGCCAAGTCGCCATCACCGGCCCGCTCGCCCGCACCGCCGTCCAGACCATGCGGCTGGAGCACGAGGCCGTGATGGTCGGCGTCGGCACCGCCATCGAAGACGATCCCCTGCTCACCGTGCGGCTGCCGGAGCTTGAAGACAGGTCGCCGCTGCGCGTCGTCGTCGATCCGCTGGCGCGCCTGCCTGACACCGCGCGGATGCTGTCCGGCCGGCCGGGAAGCACGCTGGTGCTGACGACCGAAAAGGCGCCGCGCCGTTCGCTCGACCTCCTGCGCCGCAAGGGCGCCGGCCTCCACACCATCGCCTCCGACTATCGCGGCCGCATGGAGCCCCGCGAGATCCTGCGCATGCTGGGCGTGCTCGGGATCAAGAGCGTTTTCCTGGAGGGTGGCGCCGAGACCGCCCGCCGTTTCCTCGATGCCGGTCTGGTCGACCGGCTCCTGCTGTTCAAGGGGGCCGCGACCGTGGGCGAGGGCGGCATAGCCTCGCCGGTCCACGAGGCAACCGTGCCTGCCGAATTCCGCGCAACGGCGGAAAGCCGCTTCGGCGAGGACCGGCTCATTGAATACGAGAGGAGTTCCTGA
- the glyA gene encoding serine hydroxymethyltransferase: MATANAAKTIQENPFNLPLEQVDPEIFGAIGKELGRQRHEIELIASENIVSRAVLEAQGSIMTNKYAEGYPGKRYYGGCQFVDIAESLAIERAKKLFDCGFANVQPNSGSQMNQAVFLALLQPGDTFMGLDLNSGGHLTHGSPVNMSGKWFNVISYGVRREDHRLDMDEVERLANEHKPKLIIAGGTAYSRIWDWQRFRQIADAVGAYLMVDMAHIAGLVAGGAHPSPLPHAHVVTTTTHKSLRGPRGGMILTNDEDIAKKVNSAVFPGLQGGPLMHVIAAKAVAFGEALRPDFKAYAHEVVANSRALAASLQETGLEIVSGGTDNHSMLVDLRPKNATGKRAEAALGRANITCNKNGIPFDPEKPFVTSGVRLGTPAGTTRGFGQAEFREIGKLIAEVLDGLKAANSDEGNAAVEEAVKKKVIALTDRFPLYPFMG, translated from the coding sequence ATGGCCACCGCGAACGCCGCCAAGACGATCCAGGAAAACCCTTTCAACCTGCCGCTCGAACAGGTCGATCCCGAGATTTTCGGCGCCATCGGCAAGGAACTCGGCCGCCAGCGCCACGAGATCGAGCTGATCGCGTCGGAAAACATCGTCTCCCGCGCCGTGCTCGAGGCGCAAGGGTCGATCATGACCAACAAGTATGCCGAGGGCTATCCCGGCAAGCGCTATTATGGCGGCTGCCAGTTCGTCGACATCGCCGAGAGCCTCGCCATCGAACGCGCGAAAAAGCTGTTCGACTGCGGCTTCGCCAACGTCCAGCCCAATTCCGGCTCACAGATGAACCAGGCCGTCTTCCTGGCGCTGCTGCAGCCGGGCGACACCTTCATGGGCCTCGACTTGAACTCCGGCGGCCACCTGACCCACGGTTCGCCGGTCAACATGTCCGGCAAATGGTTCAACGTGATCTCCTACGGCGTGCGCCGCGAGGACCATCGCCTCGACATGGACGAGGTCGAGCGCCTCGCCAACGAGCACAAGCCCAAGCTGATCATCGCCGGCGGCACGGCCTATTCGCGCATCTGGGACTGGCAGCGCTTCCGCCAGATCGCCGACGCGGTCGGCGCCTATCTCATGGTCGACATGGCCCACATCGCCGGCCTCGTCGCCGGCGGCGCGCATCCCTCGCCGCTGCCGCATGCCCACGTGGTCACCACGACCACGCACAAGTCGCTGCGCGGGCCCCGCGGCGGCATGATCCTCACCAACGACGAGGACATCGCCAAGAAGGTCAATTCGGCCGTCTTCCCGGGCCTGCAGGGCGGCCCGCTCATGCACGTCATCGCCGCCAAGGCGGTGGCCTTCGGCGAGGCGCTGCGCCCCGACTTCAAGGCCTACGCGCACGAGGTCGTGGCCAATTCCCGCGCGCTGGCGGCGAGCCTGCAGGAGACCGGCCTCGAAATCGTCTCGGGCGGCACCGACAACCATTCCATGCTGGTCGACCTGCGCCCCAAGAACGCCACGGGCAAGCGCGCCGAGGCAGCCCTCGGCCGCGCCAACATCACCTGCAACAAGAACGGCATCCCCTTCGACCCCGAAAAGCCCTTCGTCACCTCCGGCGTGCGCCTCGGCACCCCCGCCGGCACCACGCGCGGCTTCGGCCAGGCCGAATTCCGCGAGATCGGCAAGCTCATCGCCGAGGTGCTGGACGGCCTCAAGGCCGCCAACTCCGATGAGGGCAACGCCGCGGTCGAGGAAGCGGTGAAGAAGAAGGTGATCGCGCTGACGGACCGGTTCCCGCTTTACCCGTTCATGGGGTGA
- the ldtR gene encoding transcriptional regulator LdtR, with protein sequence MINARQAQKPVPVLDDRKDAIRSLYLESLQLVERLHRRLLDVIKDEFERNGRSDINAVQALLLFNIGNSELTAGELRTRGYYLGSNVSYNLKKLVDLGFINHQRSRVDRRSVRVSLTGKGQEIAEIVSGLYERHIGSIEQVGGINADEFKQMNKFLLRLDRFWNDTIAYRM encoded by the coding sequence ATGATCAACGCACGACAGGCCCAGAAGCCGGTCCCGGTTCTCGATGACCGCAAGGACGCGATCCGTTCGCTCTACCTGGAATCCCTCCAGCTCGTCGAGCGGCTCCACCGCCGCCTGCTGGACGTCATCAAGGACGAGTTCGAACGCAACGGCCGCTCCGACATCAACGCCGTCCAGGCGCTGCTGCTGTTCAACATCGGCAATTCCGAGCTCACGGCCGGCGAACTGCGCACGCGGGGCTACTATCTCGGCTCCAACGTCTCCTACAATCTCAAGAAGCTGGTCGACCTCGGCTTCATCAACCACCAGCGCTCGCGGGTCGACCGCCGCTCGGTGCGCGTGAGCCTCACCGGCAAGGGCCAGGAGATCGCCGAGATCGTCTCCGGTCTCTACGAGCGCCACATCGGTTCGATCGAGCAGGTGGGCGGCATCAACGCCGACGAGTTCAAGCAGATGAACAAGTTCCTGCTGCGGCTCGACCGGTTCTGGAACGACACGATCGCCTACCGCATGTAG
- a CDS encoding L,D-transpeptidase family protein — MKTDRRTFLTGAGAMAATAVAGSAHAQDIIRDLILSPKRGSWNDQFDARASEGGKVATNLPIFSPETVSYVEQAISQYMGIQGQGGWPMVPATKKLRLGVVDPDVDMLRRRLMISGDLSSSAGISPAFDSYVDAAVKRFQARHGLPEDGVMGAHTYAAMNVSASVRLGQLETNLVRLRSMSGFLGDRYVMVNIPAAQIEAVENGRVVSRHTAIVGKIDRQTPILNSQINEVIVNPYWNAPESIVRKDIIPLMRKNPNYLKDNFIRILGPGGVEVDPMTIDWNTEEAAKLHFRQDPGKINAMASVKINFPNPHAVYMHDTPQQSLFNNLMRFDSSGCVRVQNVRDLVTWLLRDTPGWDRQRFEQTIKTGESTPVALSTPVPVYFTYISAWSTGDRVVHFRDDIYGRDGVEELMLSSAL, encoded by the coding sequence ATGAAGACAGACCGCCGTACTTTCCTTACCGGCGCCGGTGCGATGGCCGCGACCGCGGTTGCCGGATCCGCGCATGCGCAGGACATCATCCGCGACCTGATCCTCTCGCCGAAACGCGGGAGCTGGAACGACCAGTTCGACGCGCGCGCTTCCGAGGGCGGCAAGGTGGCGACCAATCTGCCCATCTTCAGCCCCGAGACGGTTTCCTACGTGGAACAGGCGATCTCGCAGTACATGGGCATCCAGGGGCAGGGCGGCTGGCCGATGGTTCCCGCCACCAAGAAGCTCCGGCTCGGCGTCGTCGACCCCGACGTGGACATGCTGCGCCGCCGCCTGATGATCTCGGGCGACCTGTCGTCCAGCGCCGGCATCTCGCCAGCCTTCGATTCCTACGTCGACGCCGCCGTCAAGCGCTTCCAGGCCCGCCACGGCCTGCCCGAAGACGGCGTCATGGGCGCCCACACCTATGCCGCGATGAACGTCTCGGCCTCCGTCCGGCTCGGCCAGCTCGAGACCAACCTGGTGCGCCTGCGCTCCATGTCCGGCTTCCTCGGCGACCGCTACGTGATGGTCAACATCCCGGCCGCGCAGATCGAGGCGGTGGAGAACGGCCGCGTGGTCTCGCGCCACACTGCAATCGTGGGCAAGATCGACCGCCAGACGCCGATCCTCAACTCCCAGATCAACGAAGTGATCGTCAATCCGTACTGGAACGCGCCGGAATCGATCGTCCGCAAGGACATCATCCCGCTGATGCGCAAGAACCCGAACTACCTGAAGGACAACTTCATCCGCATCCTCGGTCCCGGCGGCGTCGAGGTCGATCCCATGACGATCGACTGGAACACCGAAGAGGCCGCCAAGCTGCACTTCCGCCAGGATCCGGGCAAGATCAACGCCATGGCCTCGGTGAAGATCAACTTCCCCAATCCCCACGCCGTCTACATGCACGACACCCCGCAGCAGAGCCTGTTCAACAATCTGATGCGCTTCGATTCCTCGGGCTGCGTGCGCGTCCAGAACGTGCGCGATCTCGTGACCTGGCTCCTGCGCGACACGCCCGGCTGGGACCGCCAGCGCTTCGAGCAGACCATCAAGACCGGCGAAAGCACCCCCGTCGCGCTGTCGACGCCGGTGCCGGTCTACTTCACCTACATCTCGGCCTGGTCGACCGGCGACCGTGTCGTCCACTTCCGCGACGACATCTACGGCCGCGACGGCGTCGAGGAACTGATGCTGTCCTCCGCGCTCTGA